ggtatttcattactggaggttttaagaagGGTCTATACACTTCTTAAGTGTACACTTGTCTAGTATACATACAGTCTGCTGCTTCaatagggggctggactagaagatctccaaggtcccttccaattctgatcGATTGATATATTATTGTCTCATGAAGACAAGCATAATGAATGAATTTGCTGTTTCCTATGGCTGCAAAGGAAGATGCAAAAGCACATTTTGATAAATAGCCCTGTTAATATTAGGGGCAGGATCCGTTAAACTAATATGATTTCTGTAATTTCATGTGTTCAACTAACATCTATGGttgcaaataaatatttacataaatATGCAACAAAAATAATCTTTGGGTTCCTAATAGGATATTCTCATATTTTTGAGTAGCTTTGCTGTCCACAAACTCTCTATGCCACATAACGAAAGCTAACGTTCTTACTTTTGCATTTTTGATTGCCAGTTCTGCTGTGCAAGGGGGCCAACTAGCGCGGCAACTCTCACAACCATTTGGCAGTTTGCAGGGCTGTTTTAACTCTAGCTTGGTAGCTCTCCCGGCCCCTAATTTCTGAGAattttgccattattattattgaatggtGGATAATACTATTGTTCAAGTACATTATACCTGTActgtaatacaatataataatggTGTAAATTGCTGTAGTACAAGTACATTGTACAGTCCCTGTACTGTTGCACAATACAATGGTGTACAATACTGTTGCATAAGTAATTGTATCTGTATTGTTATACAGTACAATAATGGTGTAAAATACTGTTGTACAACTACATTGTACATTGTACACTACTGTAGAAGtattttgggagttgggcggcatgtaagtccaaataaataaatttatcctcCTTCTCACCGCGATTGACTGCGTCTGAGGACGACGCCTGTGTTACATGAAGAGGGTTACTAAAGTTTGAAAAGACGCAAGACTGAGCAATAATCCCTACAATAATCCCTGCAATTATCCCTGACGAGCTTCTCAAAACTGCTTGTTTGTTGttgctccttcctagggctgagagggtGTAAACGGTTCTGCCTCGGCGCCTTCACAACTAATGGGCGCAAAATTACCTCgcgttctgctttttaaaaaactacatttcccagaaACCCTCACGGGTGCTTTTTATTCTCCACCCTAAATCCTTAAAAGCCTCAGGGAGTCAAAAGTCCAAGGGAGCGAAATAAGCGTGGCTGGCTTTTGAGCGAACTTTACTCGGATGGCGGCGGCGCGCGTTCTGGTCTTGCCTTCCCCCTCCTGCCTGTACGACGACCCCGTCCAGGTGAAGATCGAGGGCCTCTCCCCCTTCCAGGAGGTCACCGTCGCGGCCTCTTTGGTGGATGAAAGCGGCAACCTTTTCCAGTCGCGCGCTTACTATCGGGCCGGGGGCGACGGGGAGCTGGACCTCAGCTGCTCCCCGTCGCTGGGCGGCAGCTACTCCGGGGTCGAGCCCATGGGCTTGCTGTGGACGCTGGAATCCACGACGCCCCACAGGAGGCTGAGGAAGAGGAACGTCCTCACCTCTTTCTGGGTCACCTACGAGGTGTACGGTGGGCGCGGAGTCTCCGGCTCGCCCCTTTGCAGCTGCCGCAGCGAGAGACGCTTCATGGCCGAAGGCGTGCAGAGAGTGCCCGTCCGAGAAGGCCGCCTCAGAGCCACGCTCTTCTGCCCGCCCGGTGAGTGGCAAACTTGCACCGGTGGATGAGGGCTGAAACCCCCACGGGGGTCGCGGGGCTGGGAATCCCTGAAACAAACACGCTTGAAGAAGGCTGGGTGGAAAAGCGGGAAGCATAGGAACTCGCGGAAACTCTTTCATTCTTCAATtagatttattgttagagttggaagggaccttgtaggtcacctaatgcatcccccccccctctccccaagcaggagttcctaccaGGGGATGCTTGCTACTATCaccgctactggtgcgctgcatgcacagctttggcTGTGTTGCGGGAAATTATTTCATCCttaatttagatttattattagagttagaagagaccttgtaggtcatctagtccaggggtccccaaccaccgggccgcggaccagtaccgggccgcggggcatgttgcaccggtccgtggagtcagcagctgccggccctcatgccgccaccccctccctccagcgcttcgcctcccgccggacaagaggccttgggaggcaggttctgccggccacatgacgatggatgggacagaggggcgggaaggaccgagaggctcaagcctcttttggcttctgccgcggggcgcttttgcgtttttggctggggggaggcaggagggcctgcctgaccccctctctccagcgcttagctcccgctgggcaagagggcttgggaggcaggttctgccggccacaggacgatggcgggaaagaggggcggggaggaccagcacccccatgcttaatcccgcccccaaccacgcccctttccgctcccactgggccatagaaaaattgtcttgctgaaactggtccctggtggaaaaaacgttggggaccactgaattctagtccaaccccctttcaagcaggagttcctattAGGTGGGGAGTGCTACTACAGCCACTATCAATgcacggcacatggacatccgtttaaataaccaccaatacacttggcatccatgaatctgtctaatcctgccttgaagctatccaggctgacagctgtcacgacctcttgaatttcataaaccaatgaacctctggttgaagaaatatttcccttgatttgtcctcgcttttttacctatgagctttagggagtgcccccttgtcctagtattatgtgatagagaaaatattttttctctatccaccttttctatcccaggcatgattttatacacttcggtcaagaaatgccgtctttcaaggctgaagagaccaaggctttgCAACCTCCATTTATTGTAGAATAGACAGTGAAGCACATCTTCATTAGTAGCCTTAAAACAGACCCTTCCAGCatttattttgcagtgtgctgGATATCTCTAGATGGTTTGATTTGGGTTTCTGGAAGTCCACCACCTGTTGGAGAACTTTAGTTTGGGAAAGGGTGTCTTAAATTGTAGGTTTTGTAAGGGCTAGTGTCTGAGTTTATAATCCTATAAAACCTTGTTCTTTTTCATGTCTTTTTAGGCCCTGGGCCTTTCCCAGCACTTATTGACTTGTATGGATCTGGAGGCGGACTGGTGGAGTATAGAGCAAGTCTTTTGGCAAGCAGAGGTTTTGTTACACTGGCGGTTGCTTTTTTAGATTTTGAAGATCTCCCAGATTTCCCAGAGTTCCTTGACTTAGATTATTTTGGTGAAGCAATAGAGTTCTTGCAAAAGCAACAAAAGGTATCCAAGCAAACTGAGATCATGGGTAATGGGGTGTTgacttttcagcaaaaatttttttttatagttttatagtaCACTGCAGTTAATCTGAAGTGTTTTTGGAACTGAAAACTTTGGTTTATACTGAAATTCATAAATGCAAACTTATCTTATATTGATACTGAAGGGGTCTTGGGTTTGGTTCCAACTTGTGGTGCAAAAAGTTCCATTTGGGTTCAACTTCGTGTTCTCCAAATTTGTTATATATTTTGAAGGTTATAATTGCAGACCTTTTATAGGAAATGAAGTTAGGAGATAAATTTTAATTAATGGGGAAATGATGGATATGGATACTaaggtaattttttttctatggtTTCAGGTTAAATCTATGAATATTGGAGTTCTGGGACTATCTAAAGGTGCAGATCTCGCTGTTGCTTTAGCTGCATTTTACCCAGACATTCAAGCGGCCGTCAGCATTTCTGGCACAGGGGTAAATGTTTTTATCCCCTTGAAAGTGAAAGGACACATCATTCCACCTCATCCTTATGATATTGAGAAGGCCAAAGTTGCTGATGTTCCGAATGCATTGAATATTAGTGAAATGATGGATGACCCCAAAGACCCATCGACCTGGCCATGCCGCATCCCTGTTGAAAGGTCCTTCAGCAAGTACCTCTTCCTATGTGGTCAGGATGACCAAAACTTGAAAAGTCAGATGTTCTGCCAAGAAGCTGTTAGTCGCCTTCAGCAGAATGGGCGTCATGTGGAGTTCTATTGCTATCCTGGAGCTGGGCACCTCTTGGAGCCTCCTTATATGCCCTTGTGCTATACTTCATTTCACAAGATTTGGGGGACCCTTCTAGTCTGGGGTGGAAAGTGGAAAGAACACGCAGAGGCACAGGAAGATGCCTGGCGAAGAATATTGGCCTTTTTCAGACAACACTTGCGGGTGCCAAGTTTGAAAAGTACTTTATAGGGTGCAGATTTTTGCTTGCTCATAAGAAAGACAAAATTTCTCATCCTACTTTAGAGGTCAGTTGGTAACCAAGTTAAACTCAGAGGGATGGTCTTTAGAAAGTATATTTCAGGTATACCAATGGTGCACTGCAATTTTCATTAGTTTGGTGAAAAGTCTTCCAGTTGGAAACCCTTAAGCACCTTACACATCCATCATATGTATTAAACGGGTCTATGTGTCAGAGTTCCAGATAGCACCCaaacttaaatcagagtccaaggcaaagttttcctcaaagttacaatttattgccagagccatgCTGGTACCACTGTGGGAAACCCGAATCTGACACTCCcaaagtttcccacc
This genomic window from Erythrolamprus reginae isolate rEryReg1 chromosome 1, rEryReg1.hap1, whole genome shotgun sequence contains:
- the LOC139170346 gene encoding acyl-coenzyme A thioesterase 1-like, translating into MAAARVLVLPSPSCLYDDPVQVKIEGLSPFQEVTVAASLVDESGNLFQSRAYYRAGGDGELDLSCSPSLGGSYSGVEPMGLLWTLESTTPHRRLRKRNVLTSFWVTYEVYGGRGVSGSPLCSCRSERRFMAEGVQRVPVREGRLRATLFCPPGPGPFPALIDLYGSGGGLVEYRASLLASRGFVTLAVAFLDFEDLPDFPEFLDLDYFGEAIEFLQKQQKVKSMNIGVLGLSKGADLAVALAAFYPDIQAAVSISGTGVNVFIPLKVKGHIIPPHPYDIEKAKVADVPNALNISEMMDDPKDPSTWPCRIPVERSFSKYLFLCGQDDQNLKSQMFCQEAVSRLQQNGRHVEFYCYPGAGHLLEPPYMPLCYTSFHKIWGTLLVWGGKWKEHAEAQEDAWRRILAFFRQHLRVPSLKSTL